From the Clostridium putrefaciens genome, one window contains:
- the gltS gene encoding sodium/glutamate symporter: MNIKLDMIQTVALAISVYYLGLWLKNKVSLLERFCIPVPLIGGIIFALLNFVLRQNNLVVLTLDTTLQNVFMTMFFTTIGLGASLKLIKKGGVKVIIFFLLALTLVILQDVVGITIAKILNESPLLGLIAGSVTMTGGHGTGATFGALFEKNAGFTGGTTIAMASATFGIIMGSLIGGPIGRRLINKNNLTPTNHDFIGHHESSNDPIDYNELFKTTAIIIISMALGSVLEGLLKRINITLPSYINAMIIAAIILNVGKGTGKLHVNEECSEIIGNISLNIFLSMVLINLEIWQLKGMVGSLLIILIAQSTLMIVFSYFITFRFMGRDYDAAVIAAGHCGFGMGSTPNGIANMEAITEKYGLSPKAFFILPIVGAFLIDFSNSIVITVFVNLLT; this comes from the coding sequence ATGAACATAAAATTAGATATGATACAAACTGTTGCACTAGCTATTAGTGTCTATTATTTAGGACTATGGCTAAAAAATAAAGTTTCATTATTAGAAAGATTTTGTATCCCTGTACCCTTAATTGGTGGAATTATTTTTGCCTTACTCAATTTTGTTTTAAGACAAAATAACCTTGTTGTACTTACATTAGATACGACCCTTCAAAATGTATTTATGACAATGTTTTTTACCACCATAGGCCTTGGTGCAAGCTTAAAACTTATAAAAAAGGGTGGTGTAAAAGTAATAATCTTTTTCCTTTTAGCACTTACCTTAGTAATACTCCAAGATGTAGTAGGTATTACAATTGCTAAAATCCTTAATGAAAGTCCCCTTTTAGGACTTATTGCAGGCTCTGTTACTATGACAGGTGGTCATGGCACTGGCGCTACATTTGGGGCCTTATTTGAAAAAAACGCTGGTTTTACCGGAGGCACAACTATTGCTATGGCTTCTGCTACCTTTGGGATAATTATGGGTAGCTTAATTGGTGGACCTATAGGAAGACGACTTATAAATAAAAATAACTTAACCCCTACAAATCATGACTTTATAGGTCACCATGAATCTTCAAATGATCCTATTGATTATAATGAATTATTTAAAACAACTGCTATAATTATAATTTCCATGGCTCTAGGATCTGTCCTCGAAGGACTCCTTAAAAGGATTAATATAACATTACCTTCTTATATTAATGCCATGATAATTGCAGCTATAATTTTAAACGTTGGAAAAGGTACTGGGAAATTGCATGTTAACGAGGAATGTTCAGAAATCATCGGTAATATATCTTTAAACATATTTTTATCTATGGTTTTAATAAATCTTGAAATATGGCAATTAAAAGGCATGGTAGGCTCTTTACTTATAATATTAATTGCCCAATCCACACTTATGATTGTTTTTTCATATTTTATTACCTTTAGATTTATGGGAAGAGATTACGATGCTGCTGTTATTGCTGCTGGTCACTGTGGGTTTGGAATGGGTTCTACACCAAATGGTATAGCTAATATGGAAGCTATCACCGAAAAATATGGTCTGTCCCCAAAAGCATTTTTCATACTTCCTATAGTGGGCGCTTTTCTAATAGATTTTTCTAATTCTATTGTTATAACTGTATTTGTAAACTTATTAACATAA
- a CDS encoding ribonucleoside-diphosphate reductase subunit alpha, whose protein sequence is MDKLNEICEFACEDIYKENEIYNPKRLLKSLDNVIREGISDKDLLKSIIQCALELTNALEPKWEFAATKLYMHSLYNKVSSNRGIENKDMGYNNLYDLINSLTDMNLYGKYILENYNKDEIDELEKYIVPSRDYLFTYSGINLLYKRYLIQNGDKKVLELPQEMFMGISMHLAMKEKDKLYWAKRFYDVLSTLKATMATPTMSNARKPYHQLSSCFIDTVSDSLQGIYKSLDNFAKVSKFGGGMGIYMGKVRALGSDIRNYKGASGGVIPWIKLFNDTAIAVDQLGMRTGSVSIWLDAWHRDLPEFLQLKTNNGDDRKKAHDVFPGIAYPDLFWKLAENDINATWYMMCPHEIKKAKGYELCDFYGEEWEKTYYECIEDPNIEKREIIVKDLVKLIIKSASETGTPFTFNRDISNKLNPNKHKGMIYSSNLCTEIMQNMSALEFIQEEIQDENGDTIIIEKNKSGDFVVCNLSSIVLGRIDVTDLKELEHIVETQIRAMDNVIDLNYYSVPYAKVTNASYRSIGLGTSGYHHMLVNNNIDFESDEHIAFVDTLYENINYFAIKASMNIAKEKGGYKHFKGSDFQTGEYFDLRNYNSDRWNDLRSLVSKNSIRNAYLLAVAPNGSTAAIAGTTEGIDPIMNRFYFEEKKGIITPKVAPDINEENFHLYKSAYEIHQHWSIKANATRQKHIDQSQSFNLYITTSYTMRQILNLYIDAFKQGIKSIYYVRSKSLVVESCESCSV, encoded by the coding sequence ATAGATAAATTAAATGAAATATGTGAATTTGCTTGTGAAGATATTTATAAAGAGAATGAAATTTATAATCCAAAAAGACTTTTAAAATCCTTAGATAATGTAATAAGGGAAGGAATTAGTGACAAAGATTTATTAAAATCCATAATTCAATGTGCTTTAGAACTTACAAATGCTTTAGAACCTAAATGGGAATTTGCGGCTACAAAGCTTTATATGCATAGCTTATATAATAAGGTTTCTAGTAATCGAGGTATTGAAAACAAAGATATGGGATACAATAACCTTTATGACTTAATAAATAGCCTTACAGACATGAACTTATATGGAAAATACATATTAGAAAATTACAATAAAGATGAAATTGATGAATTAGAAAAATATATAGTGCCTAGTCGCGATTATTTATTTACCTATAGTGGGATAAATTTATTATACAAAAGGTATCTAATACAAAATGGAGACAAAAAGGTTTTAGAGCTTCCTCAAGAAATGTTCATGGGGATATCTATGCACCTAGCTATGAAGGAAAAGGATAAGTTATACTGGGCTAAAAGATTTTATGATGTTCTTAGCACCTTAAAAGCCACTATGGCAACACCTACTATGTCTAATGCTAGAAAGCCTTATCATCAGCTTAGTTCATGCTTTATAGATACTGTTTCAGATAGTCTTCAAGGTATCTATAAAAGCCTTGATAACTTTGCTAAAGTTTCAAAATTTGGCGGGGGCATGGGGATATACATGGGAAAGGTTAGAGCGCTAGGTTCAGACATAAGAAATTACAAGGGAGCCTCTGGTGGTGTTATTCCTTGGATTAAGCTTTTTAACGATACAGCTATTGCCGTAGATCAATTAGGTATGAGAACTGGCAGTGTATCTATATGGTTAGATGCATGGCATAGGGATCTTCCAGAATTTTTGCAGCTTAAAACCAATAATGGAGACGATAGAAAAAAGGCTCACGATGTATTCCCTGGTATAGCTTATCCAGATTTATTTTGGAAGCTAGCTGAAAATGATATAAATGCTACTTGGTATATGATGTGCCCACATGAAATAAAAAAGGCAAAGGGATATGAACTTTGTGACTTTTATGGAGAAGAGTGGGAAAAAACATATTATGAATGTATAGAAGATCCTAATATAGAAAAACGAGAGATCATAGTTAAAGATCTAGTAAAGCTTATAATAAAAAGCGCTTCAGAAACCGGAACACCTTTTACCTTTAATAGAGATATTTCAAATAAGCTAAACCCTAATAAGCATAAGGGTATGATCTATTCCTCAAACCTTTGTACTGAAATAATGCAAAATATGAGTGCATTAGAATTCATTCAAGAAGAAATACAAGATGAAAACGGAGATACAATAATAATAGAAAAAAATAAGTCCGGTGACTTCGTTGTATGTAACCTGTCCTCCATAGTGCTTGGTCGTATTGATGTAACTGATCTTAAAGAACTAGAACACATAGTAGAGACCCAAATTAGAGCCATGGACAACGTAATAGACTTAAACTACTACTCTGTACCCTACGCTAAAGTTACTAATGCGTCTTATAGGTCTATTGGCCTTGGTACTAGTGGATATCACCATATGCTTGTTAACAATAATATAGATTTTGAAAGTGATGAGCATATAGCCTTTGTTGATACACTTTATGAAAACATAAATTATTTTGCCATAAAGGCAAGTATGAACATAGCAAAAGAAAAGGGTGGATATAAACATTTTAAAGGATCCGACTTTCAAACTGGAGAGTATTTTGATTTAAGAAACTATAACTCGGACCGTTGGAATGATCTTAGATCTTTAGTAAGTAAAAACTCTATAAGAAATGCCTATCTTTTAGCAGTAGCACCTAATGGTTCTACTGCAGCCATTGCAGGTACAACAGAAGGTATAGATCCTATAATGAATAGATTTTACTTTGAAGAAAAGAAAGGTATAATAACCCCAAAGGTAGCGCCAGATATAAATGAGGAGAACTTTCATCTTTATAAATCTGCCTATGAAATACACCAACATTGGTCTATAAAAGCTAATGCTACAAGGCAAAAACATATAGATCAAAGCCAGTCCTTTAATCTTTATATAACAACAAGCTACACCATGAGACAAATACTAAACCTTTATATAGATGCCTTTAAACAAGGAATTAAAAGTATATATTATGTTAGATCAAAATCCTTGGTTGTAGAAAGCTGCGAGAGTTGTTCTGTGTAA